One stretch of Zingiber officinale cultivar Zhangliang chromosome 6B, Zo_v1.1, whole genome shotgun sequence DNA includes these proteins:
- the LOC121989628 gene encoding UDP-glycosyltransferase 88B1-like yields MAKGRVVLLPIPAVGHIMSMLEMAKLLHRYHFSLTVLIAPVPAIPVDHFIATVAASDLDIDFCHLQPVDLPKDFDGPEDFISAYMEDQKQQIKSVLHDLLRFGDAPLTALIVDLFATGAIDVAAELGVPCYVYFPSNAAFLSLILYLPTLEEKFPVEFEEMEEEVRVPGVCPIPPISMPSPFMRKKSGRYTCFLHHGRRYSEFKGIVINTFTDLEPATLRALEEGLCAPGRRTPPVYPVGPLIAREDSEKYRQHECVAWLDGQPARSVVFLCFGSGGCFTAEQVGEIAAGLERSGCRFLWALRVASEEVVLGMRKPAEPKLEEVLPEGFLERTKARGMVWPSWVPQAEILAHRAAGGFVTHCGWNSCLESLQCGVPLLGWPLYAEQHSNAVVMAEEMGVALQLKVERAKSNFVKAEELEKGVRTLMGESEEGRRVRAKAEEMMAAAKKAWEQGGSSLVNMEALVQELLAK; encoded by the coding sequence ATGGCGAAAGGCAGAGTGGTGCTCCTCCCTATCCCTGCcgtcggccacatcatgtccaTGCTCGAGATGGCCAAACTCCTCCACCGCTACCACTTCTCCCTCACCGTCCTCATCGCCCCTGTCCCTGCCATACCCGTTGACCACTTTATCGCCACCGTCGccgcctccgacctcgacatcgACTTTTGCCATCTCCAGCCCGTCGATCTGCCCAAGGACTTCGACGGACCCGAGGATTTCATCTCCGCTTACATGGAGGATCAAAAACAACAAATCAAATCCGTGCTCCATGACCTCTTGCGCTTCGGCGACGCCCCTTTGACCGCTTTAATCGTTGACTTATTTGCCACCGGAGCGATCGACGTAGCGGCCGAACTCGGTGTTCCTTGCTATGTCTACTTCCCCTCAAACGCCGCCTTCCTCTCTCTTATTCTCTATCTCCCAACCCTCGAGGAGAAGTTCCCCGTGGAGTTCGaggagatggaagaagaggtGAGGGTTCCGGGCGTGTGCCCCATCCCGCCGATCTCGATGCCGTCGCCCTTCATGAGGAAGAAGAGCGGGAGGTACACTTGCTTCCTCCACCATGGCCGGCGCTACTCCGAGTTTAAAGGCATCGTGATCAACACCTTCACGGATCTTGAGCCGGCGACGCTGCGGGCGCTGGAAGAGGGTCTCTGCGCCCCCGGCCGTCGGACCCCGCCGGTGTACCCCGTCGGTCCGCTGATCGCGCGCGAGGACAGCGAGAAATATCGGCAGCACGAGTGCGTCGCGTGGCTCGACGGGCAGCCGGCACGCTCGGTTGTGTTCCTCTGCTTCGGAAGCGGAGGCTGCTTCACCGCTGAGCAGGTGGGGGAGATAGCGGCGGGTCTCGAGCGTAGCGGGTGCCGGTTCTTATGGGCGCTGCGGGTGGCGTCGGAGGAGGTGGTGCTCGGGATGCGGAAGCCGGCGGAACCGAAGCTGGAGGAGGTGCTGCCGGAGGGATTTCTGGAGAGGACGAAGGCGAGGGGGATGGTATGGCCGTCGTGGGTGCCGCAAGCGGAGATACTAGCTCACCGGGCGGCGGGGGGATTCGTGACGCACTGCGGGTGGAACTCGTGCCTGGAGAGCCTGCAATGCGGGGTCCCCCTGCTGGGGTGGCCGCTGTACGCGGAGCAGCATTCGAACGCGGTGGTGATGGCGGAGGAGATGGGGGTGGCGCTGCAGCTGAAGGTGGAGAGGGCGAAGAGCAACTTTGTGAAGGCGGAGGAGTTGGAGAAGGGAGTGAGGACGTTAATGGGGGAGAGCGAGGAAGGAAGGAGAGTGAGGGCCAAGGCAGAGGAAATGATGGCGGCGGCTAAGAAGGCATGGGAACAAGGTGGATCTTCCTTGGTAAACATGGAAGCCTTGGTGCAGGAGCTGCTCGCCAAATGA
- the LOC121991566 gene encoding uncharacterized protein LOC121991566, translated as MLWPTVCQPANFSDMICDVPELRGDNYKIWKERTLLHLGCKDVDYAIRKDEPPLENIALYEKWERSNRLSIMFIKTKISDGIRGSLEHYDNVRDLLKAIDDQFVSSDKALASTLIHQFSSMKLSGIHSVRDHIMRMRDIAAQLKRLEVEMSDSFLVHYILNTLPSQYTPFKISYNTHKEKWSINELMTMCVQEEGRLAMEEGEKVNLTTPGKKKIFEAKDKGKIPAKRDIQKSSKCFFCKKKGHLRKDCTKFK; from the exons ATGCTTTGGCCCACAG TTTGTCAGCCTGCTAATTTCTCTGATATGATATGTGATGTTCCTGAGCTCCGAGGGGACAATTATAAAATTTGGAAGGAGAGAACTCTCCTTCATTTAGGGTGCAAGGACGTTGATTACGCCATAAGGAAGGATGAACCGCCTCTTGAAAATATTGCTCTTTATGAAAAATGGGAGCGATCTAATCGCCTCTCAATAATGTTCATAAAGACCAAGATCTCAGATGGCATTAGGGGTTCCCTTGAGCATTATGACAATGTCCGTGACTTACTGAAGGCAATCGATGATCAATTTGTGTCTTCGGACAAGGCTTTAGCTAGCACCCTAATTCACCAATTCTCATCCATGAAGCTAAGTGGGATACACAGTGTACGTGACCACATTATGAGGATGAGGGACATTGCGGCTCAATTGAAGAGACTTGAGGTTGAGATGTCTGACTCTTTCCTAGTGCATTACATTCTCAACACTTTACCATCGCAATATACCCCATTTAAAATCTCTTATAATACACATAAAGAGAAATGGTCAATTAATGAACTTATGACCATGTGTGTTCAAGAGGAGGGTAGACTTGCTATGGAAGAGGGTGAGAAGGTAAATTTGACTACACCTGGAAAGAAGAAGATATTTGAAGCCAAGGACAAGGGCAAGATTCCTGCCAAACGGGACATTCAGAAAAGTTCCAAATGTTTCTTCTGTAAGAAGAAAGGGCATTTAAGGAAAGATTGCACCAAGTTCAAATAG